The DNA sequence CGTGGCGACCGCATCTGGGATGGCTGCGATCCTGGCAACGGTGATGAGCCTGTGCTCCGCCGGCGATCATGTGCTGGTTTCGCGCAGCGTCTTCGGTGCGACGGTTTCGTTGTTCGAGAAGTATCTGAAACGCTTCGGGCTTGAAGTCGACTACGTCCCGCTCACGGAAGTTGACGTTTGGGAGCCCGCTTTCAAACCCAATACCCGCCTGGTATTCGTCGAGTCACCTTCGAACCCGCTTGCCGAGCTGGTCGATATCGAGGCGTTGGCCGAACTCTGCCATGCCAAGGGCGCCATGCTGGCGGTGGATAACTGCTTTTGCACACCGGTGCTGCAGCAACCATTGGCGCTCGGTGCTGACATCGTTATTCATTCCGCCACCAAGTACATCGACGGCCAGGGGCGCTGTCTGGGCGGCGTGGTGGCCGGCCGAGCCGAGCAGATGAAAGAAGTGGTGGGCTTTCTGCGCACGGCGGGTCCGACGTTGAGCCCGTTCAATGCCTGGGTGTTTCTCAAGGGGCTGGAGACCCTGCGGCTGCGTATGCAGGCGCACTGCGCAAACGCGCAGGCGCTCGCTGAGTGGCTCGAGCAGCAACCGGGAGTCGAAAAAGTTTACTACGCTGGCCTGTCCAGCCACCCGCAGCACGAGCTGGCCAAGCGTCAACAGAAGGGCTTTGGGGCTGTGCTGAGCTTCGAGGTTGCGGGGGGCAAGGAGGCTGCGTGGCGCTTTATCGACGCGACCCGGCTCATCTCTATCACCGCCAATCTGG is a window from the Pseudomonas sp. MTM4 genome containing:
- a CDS encoding O-succinylhomoserine sulfhydrylase, which codes for MTTDWDAGRLDSDLSGVGMDTLAVRAGQHRSPEGEHGEPLFFTSSYVFRSAADAAARFAGEVPGNVYSRYTNPTVRAFEERIAAMEGAEQAVATASGMAAILATVMSLCSAGDHVLVSRSVFGATVSLFEKYLKRFGLEVDYVPLTEVDVWEPAFKPNTRLVFVESPSNPLAELVDIEALAELCHAKGAMLAVDNCFCTPVLQQPLALGADIVIHSATKYIDGQGRCLGGVVAGRAEQMKEVVGFLRTAGPTLSPFNAWVFLKGLETLRLRMQAHCANAQALAEWLEQQPGVEKVYYAGLSSHPQHELAKRQQKGFGAVLSFEVAGGKEAAWRFIDATRLISITANLGDSKTTITHPGSTTHGRLSPEDRATAGIRDSLIRVAVGLEDVADLKADLARGLASL